aaaaacaataatgggggagttgttttgtttggaaAGGATCACTGACCGGCAATTTAACCaattacaaagtatttgtttaatttccatttaataatttgtgtgtgtgtgtgtgtgtgtggtgttgtttattgtaagtgtttgttgcctttttggactcctttatcatttgtaatgttgctcccatttaaaacagttcggctcaagcccagacatttttagggtcatgattgaggacaatgtcccgtccagagacaagctgtttcgtgttgaggtgtTTTTCAagccgaccatcgaaaataccctctctaatgaatatgttttttttcattggttgttgtgttaaatctttcccagatagtgctattttctgattggctattgtgtagcctctattTTTGATTAGCTGTTAAGTGTCAGGCTTGATTAAGAACtacaggggagacgcgcttgattcgtgcccggttccatagagacagcggtgtggacAGAGACATTTTGACTATTGAGACTattgataaatagtcaaaaagtttttctgcgtgagaaatacgatgtgtttcgggagaacgtgacaaaagactgaaatgcGTGACAGCCCTGGAGATATCGAGTATGTTTTGAATCAATTTTATTTGCtcgtataaaaaaaaacagatcatttACCAGGCTGTCTGTGTTTGgtgttaaatttgtttaaatgattgAAGGCAATTTAATTTTTGAAAAAGATGAGCTGCAGGGGGATCATTTAATTTGCCTTTGTGTCTTACAGATCACACATTTGTAACAATATAGATTTCTCATGGTTTTATTGTTGTAATGCAAGAACAACAAAaagttttacatgttttttttttaaaaaacatgtaaacaaacaaaaaagaaaaacaccaccATCAAAACTACATGGAGATAGATATTAAAACGAAAAAGGGGAACTGGAGAGCCAACCAGTCACAGGGTTACAAATGGATAAGATATTGGATGAATGTGTGCTGAACGCCACCTTCAATTGTACAATCATGACAGGAATGTACcttattttaaaagtaattatgGAGTCATAGATACCTGATTAAAATAAAGCCAAGCATTCCTATAAGGCATTCCCTGCAAGCATTCCCTGGTGAAGCCTAAACTGGTAAAGAGCCTGTACGATGGTTGGTTCTCCAACTTAATGAAGCAGTAGACCGGGTAGCCATCTGAATGTAGTTTCTTTGCCAATATGGTGACCAGGGCTTTGGCGTAGCCTTTCTGTCTGTGCTCCGGCAGAGTGTAAATTGGTCCCATCGCACAGGAAGGGTAACTCAAGAGCCACGACACCGGCCAACCCTCTGAATCCAGCACACAACACGAAGGGAAGTTCCTGATCATGTTCCTGATCAGGGGCTCAGTGCGTTCACCCATGCCCACCTCCCATTTGCTGTTGATCAAGGCAGCGTGAGACTCCTTAACTGATGACACTTGAAAGGATAACCTATAGTGGATGAAGGAGAGTTTGATTCTTCTCACAACTTCTCCACTTGGTCAGAAAATGGTGATTAATTTGATATAACAACTGGCTCAGATAATAATACTGGCTGGAAGTATCTCAAGATGCTGGTTCAAAGAGGTAACTTTTTACAGAGCAAGCAAATTCCAAGGGGATTTCATGGTGGATGTTCCACTTGATCTAAGACTCAGAATCAAAATATTCTGACTATACAATAATGGCATAATATGACAAAGAAAGTACACCCTACTTCATTTCAAACACATATACTGAAgtgacaacaacaaaataacctAAATGATTTCATCAACCTGCCTTAAGTTATAAGGCCATCACTTTCTTTTCCCATAAACATGTGGCCGAAATTAAATAATCTACACATAAGAGATAAAACTGAGAACACTTTGGGAGAACAAGGAAGTCAGAAtaattccagattttttttaattccagttACAGTGACAGTACCTCTCCGCTTTAAGCTTAGAATGATCCTGCAATCTCATCAAGTGTCCGACATCTGTTTTATTAATTGGTACACTTTTGTTCGCTGCTACAGCCTTTATCATTGCCTCATGCTGCAGGTCAACACCTAAACAGATATGTTACAGGTTGCACGGTTAAACAATGCTTCCTAGGTTGGGGATCTCTGTACGTGTTGTAATAAGAAATCAAAAATTAATACTTAAAATCATGTCCTGCTTCCAGTCAAGAACGTCTGTCCTGGTTAGTACGTTCATGAGACATGATTTGTCCTTGGTAAAAATGCACACATCTTTTATCAAGTCTGGATCCTGTATATAAAAGGAACAGGACAACTATAAAAATTGAGATATAGTGTGTTGTTAAATTGTGTCTTTTATCCGTTGCAACaaagattattatatttaagCTCTAATTATTTTCACACTGGAGTCATCTTGCGTAATACCTGCTGCTGTCCCGGTTTAACAAGCAGCACACGGAAATCTGGCCACTGGTCCACCAGCACATCTGTGGGATCAACGTCTACTCGATTAATACGACAAACATATCCATACACCTGAAgacaaaaaagtacaaaattgTAAGTGCTTAAAGTTTATTTCTAtgaaaaaatgatgtaaaacacTTCATAAATCATATGATGTAAATAAGCATGTTTTCTatattttccttcattttcagCTGCAACCCTTTTCCCCAAACAGACCTTTCTCTGTCACTTCATTGATAGTCTCTACAGTCTAATgataaaacacattttgcaCCATAACGAATGCCTGAAAAACTTGTCGATACCAATAAAATCCTCTTCCACAGAAAGtgaattatatac
The Tachysurus vachellii isolate PV-2020 chromosome 6, HZAU_Pvac_v1, whole genome shotgun sequence genome window above contains:
- the LOC132846629 gene encoding glycine N-acyltransferase-like protein 3, with protein sequence MKVLNKQELQKAEEALRLYFPESQEVYGYVCRINRVDVDPTDVLVDQWPDFRVLLVKPGQQQDPDLIKDVCIFTKDKSCLMNVLTRTDVLDWKQDMILSVDLQHEAMIKAVAANKSVPINKTDVGHLMRLQDHSKLKAERLSFQVSSVKESHAALINSKWEVGMGERTEPLIRNMIRNFPSCCVLDSEGWPVSWLLSYPSCAMGPIYTLPEHRQKGYAKALVTILAKKLHSDGYPVYCFIKLENQPSYRLFTSLGFTRECLQGMPYRNAWLYFNQVSMTP